A genomic window from Pocillopora verrucosa isolate sample1 chromosome 7, ASM3666991v2, whole genome shotgun sequence includes:
- the LOC131768309 gene encoding nematocyst expressed protein 4-like, which produces MKFGLGWCALFIIGFTVASSVLGTEEQKSAFTSADEPGSGSGSDSGSGDALNERDEEGQKILDLMSTIPYKEAYNIKNCEDNPEVDCKGKTSTKCLKDFHDMVRDCPLSCHLCAKRGGATEKCEDLDENCDVGVRRRECQLLPDYMMQRCKLSCQFCGPESGFGKMDKHPVCPIWGEYGYCQTDSDIRRECPHSCAKYHGVRPAPEPYPYPVKALHPYQFQPGQYPIPTGYPYPARYPSPYPSPYPYPYPYPSPYPSPYPYPSPYPSPYPHPNPYPTPHPTPAPQPSPVPTPVPSPEPSPVPAPSPSPEPSPSPAPAPYPTPSPAPNPTPAPAPTPYPAPAPVPAPYPAPAPAPAPYPAPAPAPAPAPYPAPAPAPYPAPAAAPYPAPAPAPYPAAVPPAAPATYDKGHKSEKSEQKKHKDHKRKNHDSKKRKGRRN; this is translated from the exons ATGAAGTTCGGTCTTGGTTGGTGCGCATTATTTATAATAGGCTTTACAGTCGCCTCCTCTGTCCTTG GAACCGAGGAACAAAAGAGTGCATTTACTTCCGCTGATGAGCCAGGTTCTGGATCTGGAAGTGATTCCGGAAGCGGAGATGCACTTAATGAGAGAGATGAGGAGGGGCAGAAAATTCTTGACTTGATGTCTACGATTCCTTACAAAGAAG CTTATAACATAAAAAATTGCGAAGATAACCCAGAAGTTGACTGTAAAGGCAAGACTTCTACGAAATGTCTAAAAGATTTTCATGATATGGTGCGAGATTGCCCATTATCTTGTCACCTGTGCGCAAAAAGAGGAG GAGCCACTGAGAAATGCGAGGATCTTGATGAAAATTGTGACGTAGGGGTCCGCAGACGCGAATGTCAGCTACTTCCTGATTACATGATGCAAAGATGTAAACTTTCCTGCCAATTCTGCGGCCCAG AGTCTGGGTTTGGAAAAATGGACAAACATCCCGTTTGCCCAATATGGGGAGAATATGGCTACTGTCAAACAGACTCTGACATAAGGAGAGAATGTCCTCATAGTTGCGCGAAGTACCATGGAGTCAGGCCAGCCCCCGAACCATATCCCTACCCCGTAAAGGCTCTGCATCCCTATCAATTCCAGCCTGGACAATATCCGATTCCTACTGGGTACCCATATCCCGCGCGATACCCGAGCCCATATCCTTCTCCTTACCCGTACCCGTATCCCTATCCATCTCCGTACCCCTCTCCCTATCCCTATCCATCTCCGTACCCCTCTCCTTACCCCCACCCTAACCCATATCCAACTCCTCATCCGACACCAGCACCACAG CCGAGTCCAGTACCCACACCAGTGCCCTCCCCAGAACCTTCTCCAGTGCCCGCTCCATCTCCTTCTCCAGAGCCCTCTCCATCACCAGCCCCGGCCCCTTATCCAACACCAAGTCCGGCCCCTAATCCAACACCAGCACCAGCTCCGACCCCTTATCCAGCACCAGCACCGGTTCCGGCCCCTTATCCAGCACCAGCACCAGCACCGGCCCCTTATCCAGCACCAGCACCAGCACCAGCACCGGCCCCTTATCCAGCACCAGCACCGGCCCCGTATCCAGCTCCAGCAGCGGCCCCTTATCCAGCACCAGCTCCTGCACCGTATCCAGCGGCGGTTCCCCCTGCAGCACCTGCAACTTACGACAAAGGTCACAAGTCAGAGAAAAGCGAACAAAAGAAGCACAAGGACCATAAGAGGAAAAATCATGACTCGAAGAAACgcaaaggaagaagaaattga